One stretch of Pedobacter riviphilus DNA includes these proteins:
- a CDS encoding response regulator transcription factor: MLSLSQPKILIIEDHPATLDAIKMIFEFEGYITMNLSNVVDLHAKIAAFQPDIILMDTLLGMTDGRAVCTELKLSVHSSVPILLMSARHGIHKTTYYKTHWDDYIEKPFEMDAITQRVRMLLSKKAQQD, translated from the coding sequence ATGTTATCGCTATCTCAACCAAAAATATTAATTATCGAAGATCACCCTGCAACGCTTGATGCCATAAAGATGATCTTCGAATTTGAAGGCTATATTACAATGAATCTTTCCAATGTGGTAGATTTACATGCCAAAATTGCTGCCTTCCAACCCGATATTATTTTAATGGATACTTTGCTTGGTATGACTGATGGAAGGGCGGTATGTACAGAATTAAAGCTATCTGTTCATAGTTCCGTTCCTATTCTACTCATGTCGGCACGCCATGGTATTCATAAAACCACTTATTACAAAACGCATTGGGATGATTATATAGAAAAACCCTTTGAAATGGATGCCATTACTCAAAGGGTTCGGATGCTTTTATCAAAAAAGGCCCAACAAGATTAA
- the cysM gene encoding cysteine synthase CysM — MAGIIDLIGNTPMAELQKLNINPAVRVFAKLEGNNPGGSVKDRASLNMIRSAIERGDVAPGTKLVEATSGNTGIALAMIASLYNLEIELVMPANSTRERKVTMEAFGAKVTLLESIEECRDYAEEKGTSKGYFLLNQFANPDNYMAHYKTTGPEIWRDTEGQVTHFVSAMGTTGTIMGCSRFFKEKNNDIQIVGCQPTEGASIPGIRRWPEEYLPKIFDPLRVDRVMDIAQEEATLMSRRMAKEEGLFAGMSSGGACAAALKLAGELDKGTIVFIACDRGDRYLSSDLFG; from the coding sequence ATGGCAGGAATAATCGATCTGATCGGAAATACACCAATGGCTGAACTTCAAAAGCTGAATATTAACCCCGCTGTACGGGTATTTGCCAAATTAGAAGGAAATAATCCGGGTGGTAGTGTTAAAGACAGGGCGTCGCTCAATATGATCAGAAGTGCAATAGAGCGTGGCGATGTAGCTCCCGGAACTAAATTGGTGGAGGCTACAAGTGGTAATACCGGAATCGCATTGGCCATGATTGCAAGTTTATATAACTTAGAAATTGAACTGGTTATGCCAGCCAATTCTACGCGCGAACGTAAAGTAACTATGGAGGCTTTTGGCGCAAAAGTAACGTTGTTAGAAAGTATAGAAGAATGCAGAGATTATGCAGAAGAAAAAGGCACTTCAAAAGGGTATTTTTTATTAAATCAATTTGCAAACCCTGATAATTATATGGCACATTATAAAACAACCGGACCTGAAATATGGAGAGATACCGAAGGTCAGGTTACGCATTTTGTAAGCGCCATGGGAACAACAGGGACTATTATGGGGTGTTCGAGATTTTTTAAGGAAAAAAATAATGATATTCAGATTGTGGGCTGCCAACCTACCGAAGGGGCTTCTATTCCCGGTATCAGGCGTTGGCCTGAAGAATATTTACCAAAAATATTCGATCCGTTAAGGGTAGATCGCGTAATGGATATTGCACAGGAAGAAGCAACCCTAATGTCGAGAAGAATGGCTAAGGAAGAAGGTTTATTTGCAGGCATGAGCTCAGGAGGTGCCTGCGCAGCTGCTTTGAAGCTTGCTGGCGAGCTAGATAAAGGAACCATTGTTTTTATCGCTTGCGATCGGGGAGATCGCTACCTAAGCAGCGATCTTTTTGGTTAA
- a CDS encoding serine O-acetyltransferase, protein MEDHFFEQIIKNPLEQPNIPPNEVISLWAEKLIQVLFPENSPKVFSTIIDVKEYVAVLELELYDIISASCKLKNSECKNAAGQFFEELPALYRVLNTDIVAIYEGDPAAQSRFEVIRTYPGFYAICFYRIAHMLYNFGIPLVPRILTEYAHSKTGIDIHPAASIGEYFHIDHGTGIVIGETSIIGRYVKLYQG, encoded by the coding sequence ATGGAAGACCATTTTTTTGAACAAATTATTAAGAACCCTCTTGAACAACCAAATATTCCACCCAATGAAGTAATATCCCTTTGGGCAGAAAAGCTAATTCAAGTACTTTTTCCAGAAAATTCTCCTAAAGTATTTTCAACAATTATAGATGTAAAGGAATATGTAGCTGTTTTGGAGCTTGAACTTTATGATATCATTTCGGCCAGCTGTAAGCTTAAAAATAGCGAATGTAAAAATGCAGCAGGTCAGTTTTTTGAAGAACTGCCAGCGCTTTACCGTGTATTGAATACCGATATTGTAGCGATTTATGAAGGCGATCCGGCTGCACAGAGCAGGTTTGAGGTCATTAGAACTTATCCTGGTTTTTATGCCATTTGTTTCTACAGAATTGCCCATATGCTTTATAATTTCGGTATACCATTGGTTCCGCGAATTCTTACCGAATATGCCCATTCCAAAACTGGTATTGATATCCATCCGGCAGCCAGTATTGGCGAATATTTCCATATCGATCATGGAACTGGGATTGTTATTGGCGAAACCAGTATAATAGGCCGTTATGTGAAACTTTATCAAGGGTAA